Proteins from a genomic interval of Quercus lobata isolate SW786 chromosome 11, ValleyOak3.0 Primary Assembly, whole genome shotgun sequence:
- the LOC115969498 gene encoding pentatricopeptide repeat-containing protein At4g31850, chloroplastic-like — translation MGRLGEATDIFNGLKNSGIAPDSVTYNMMMKCHSKLGQVDEAIKLLSEMMENECEPDVIVINSLIDTLYKANRVEEAWQMFCRIKDMKLAPTVVTYNTLLDGLGKKGEVQKAMELFESMTRHGCPPNTITFNILLDCLGKNEEDDLALKMHFEMKN, via the coding sequence ATGGGTAGGCTTGGAGAAGCAACAGATATATTTAATGGGCTTAAAAATAGTGGGATTGCTCCAGATTCAGTAACTTATAACATGATGATGAAGTGCCACAGTAAGCTGGGCCAAGTAGATGAAGCCATTAAATTACTCTCTGAGATGATGGAAAACGAATGTGAACCAGATGTTATTGTAATTAATTCTTTGATTGACACACTTTACAAGGCTAACCGGGTTGAGGAAGCATGGCAAATGTTTTGCAGAATAAAGGACATGAAGCTTGCTCCTACAGTTGTGACCTACAATACATTATTAGATGGGCTAGGGAAGAAGGGTGAAGTCCAAAAAGCCATGGAGTTGTTTGAGAGCATGACTAGGCATGGGTGTCCTCCAAACACAATAACTTTCAACATACTCCTGGATTGTCTTGGCAAGAATGAAGAGGATGATTTGGCCTTGAAAATgcattttgagatgaaaaattga